One genomic window of Candidatus Nitrosopumilus sediminis includes the following:
- the ureG gene encoding urease accessory protein UreG yields MTHIPRIGIGGPVGSGKSMLIERLVPMLAEKGYSVSIISNDVISKEDADRMRTNLATNRGLLPENLVIGLATGGCPHTAIREDPSMNLSVIEEMESKHPDLDLIIIESGGDNITTTFSPILADYFIYIIDVAGGDKYPRKGGLGIESCDLLVINKIDLAKMVGADLEVMRRDARKIRNEKSFEFINCKTDEGVMKVTEHIIHNVLLDSAPKSAITQKV; encoded by the coding sequence CAGGAAAAAGCATGCTTATCGAAAGATTGGTACCAATGTTAGCAGAAAAAGGATACAGTGTAAGTATAATTTCAAATGATGTGATTTCAAAAGAAGATGCCGATAGAATGAGAACGAATTTGGCTACCAATAGAGGATTACTTCCTGAAAATTTAGTCATAGGTCTTGCAACAGGCGGATGCCCTCACACTGCAATTAGAGAAGATCCGTCCATGAATCTTTCTGTAATAGAAGAAATGGAATCAAAACATCCTGATCTTGATCTTATAATTATTGAAAGTGGTGGAGACAACATTACAACTACATTTAGTCCTATTCTTGCAGATTATTTTATTTACATAATTGATGTTGCAGGAGGAGACAAATATCCAAGAAAGGGAGGATTGGGAATTGAAAGTTGTGATCTTTTAGTCATTAACAAGATTGATCTTGCCAAGATGGTCGGAGCTGATCTTGAAGTCATGAGAAGGGATGCAAGAAAGATTAGAAATGAAAAATCGTTTGAATTTATCAACTGCAAAACTGATGAGGGCGTTATGAAAGTAACTGAGCATATTATTCATAATGTATTGCTAGACTCTGCTCCAAAATCAGCAATTACACAAAAGGTGTGA
- a CDS encoding urease accessory protein UreD: MNKLEYYTPDDIPKEIQAYETKVEQLGVGKSGKVGILDLELQTDNEGKTIVTKQFSQVPLQIQRALYPERSLPKMAYLYVISPSGGILQGDRYRTDVVLKNKAIAHMTTQGATRIYSMNTNSASQILNITVDEDCYFEYIPDQIIPYKNSRYYQKVNLNVHNNSTLIYSEILTPGRVAMKESFEYDICYLRTHCKDQNKKIRFLENTKIEPKKMRVEDFGVLGEYEIVGTVYILTRKDNVNELENNLNEYIRNSDSVSVGTSILPDESGIIIRVLGNKTDSVFDVIFKILEISRKKILGAEFSKIRKS; the protein is encoded by the coding sequence TTGAATAAACTGGAATATTACACACCGGATGACATACCAAAAGAAATCCAGGCATATGAGACCAAAGTAGAACAATTAGGAGTTGGAAAATCAGGAAAAGTAGGCATTCTTGATTTAGAACTTCAAACAGATAATGAAGGCAAGACAATTGTTACAAAACAATTTTCTCAAGTTCCATTACAAATACAACGAGCTCTATATCCTGAAAGATCACTTCCTAAAATGGCATATCTTTATGTGATTTCACCATCTGGGGGGATTTTACAAGGAGATAGATACAGGACAGATGTCGTATTAAAGAACAAGGCCATTGCTCACATGACAACTCAAGGTGCGACTAGAATCTACAGCATGAACACAAATTCTGCATCACAAATTCTAAACATTACAGTTGATGAGGACTGCTATTTTGAATACATCCCTGATCAAATTATTCCATACAAAAACTCTAGATATTATCAAAAAGTAAATCTCAATGTTCATAACAATTCCACTTTGATTTATTCAGAAATTTTAACGCCAGGAAGAGTTGCCATGAAGGAGTCTTTTGAATACGACATATGTTATCTTAGAACACATTGTAAAGACCAAAATAAAAAAATCAGATTTTTAGAAAATACAAAAATTGAACCAAAAAAGATGAGAGTTGAAGATTTTGGAGTATTAGGGGAGTACGAAATAGTTGGAACAGTTTACATCTTGACTAGAAAAGATAACGTGAATGAATTAGAAAACAATCTTAATGAATACATTAGAAATTCAGATAGTGTTTCTGTTGGAACATCTATTCTTCCAGACGAATCAGGAATAATAATTAGGGTTTTAGGAAATAAAACAGATAGTGTCTTTGATGTGATTTTCAAAATACTTGAAATTAGCAGGAAAAAAATTCTCGGGGCAGAATTTAGTAAAATAAGAAAAAGTTAG
- a CDS encoding sulfite exporter TauE/SafE family protein produces the protein MFEEIIYSIGDFTPALIMGLGLMVGIEHAFEPDHIAAVGTQLFKRKSKNGIKNKLKTAFTKSSLVGIFWGAGHTTTLVAIGFFAYFFTVNITTEIFTGLELMVGVMLIFLGITAIWKKKSKIQHIHPHQHSDGHLHFDAHEHNDDDHKHEHKSYLIGLIHGLAGSGSLIALAATTLDNMEMALTFILLFGLGSVIGMVAISGLIGLPVLLTDRVSLLNRFFRYGTAIISFIIGANILFEIGILSNL, from the coding sequence TTGTTTGAAGAAATAATTTATTCCATTGGTGATTTTACCCCTGCTCTAATCATGGGATTGGGATTAATGGTTGGAATCGAACATGCATTTGAGCCTGATCATATAGCAGCAGTTGGAACACAATTATTCAAAAGAAAGTCTAAAAATGGAATAAAAAATAAACTAAAAACTGCATTTACAAAATCATCACTTGTAGGAATTTTTTGGGGTGCAGGACATACTACAACACTTGTAGCAATTGGATTTTTTGCATATTTCTTTACAGTCAATATAACTACTGAGATCTTCACTGGTCTTGAATTAATGGTAGGTGTAATGCTGATATTTTTAGGAATTACTGCAATCTGGAAAAAAAAATCCAAGATTCAACATATACATCCACATCAACATTCTGATGGACATCTACATTTTGATGCTCATGAACACAACGACGACGATCACAAACATGAACACAAATCATACCTGATTGGTCTGATTCATGGATTGGCCGGAAGTGGAAGTTTGATTGCATTAGCTGCTACAACTCTTGACAATATGGAGATGGCTCTGACCTTTATTCTTCTATTTGGGCTGGGCTCTGTTATTGGTATGGTTGCTATCAGTGGTTTGATAGGACTGCCTGTTTTGCTGACTGATAGGGTATCTCTCCTTAATCGATTTTTTAGATATGGAACAGCTATAATCAGCTTTATCATAGGAGCAAATATCCTCTTTGAAATTGGAATATTGAGTAATTTGTAA